GTCCTGAACTCCATGCTGAGCTGGTTCCATGTACTGATCTGTGGACTGCGGCACATCAAGGCCAAAAAGGGATAATGGGCCGATGAGCTAGATGGAGTATTATGGTCACACCGAATCACTCCCATACGAGCAACCGGTAGAACCCCGTTCTCATTATGTCACGGGGTGGAAGCAATGGCACCCGAAGAAGCCGCAATAACTTCAGTAAGACGCATGATCATGCCATAGGACGAAGAGCTGAACAACGAAAGACTTTGCCACCACCACGATCTCACCGGAGAGGACCGGGACCAGTCATTTGTCCGCATCCAATACTACCAGTACCAGGCGGCCAAGTACTACAACAAAAGGGTGAAAGAAAGACGTTTCGAAGAAGGAGACTTAGTACTCAGAAAGACATTCAAAAACAAGGAAGAATAGAAGGCAGGAAAGCTCGGCCCCAACTGGGCAGGGCCGAATATAATCTCAAAAATAGTCAGACCCGGCGTCTACCAACTCATGGAAATTGACGGAACGGCGGTTCCCCGCTCATGGAACGTCGTAAACCTGAAGAAGTACTACTACTAAGACGAAGCCAAAACCCCTCCTTTTAGCGCCAAAAAAAAGCAAGAACTACGAATGACTTGATCCCTCCGGGGTACGTAGGCAGCTCGTTTACGTGTCCAGTCATAACTCCAAAAAAAATCCAAGACCAAAGAAGAGCTTTCGAATAAGCAGATTTTTTTTTAACATCGTCACCCTGGCCAGGTGTTCGATATAACGCGTTCCACACGGATGCAGTGGCAAAATAAACCACACTCCCTAACTCCGACTTAAAAACTCGGGCTAGGGGGATAAAAAGCTGGGCCCAGACCCGCATCGTCGGTTTTTTAATACTCAGTAAATAAGTCGGGCCCATCTCGCACGAGTATTATCAATCCCGATTAAACGAGATAAACCGAGTCAAGTCTCGACCTCATAAACACCTGAAAAGCCGAGGGTATCTCGCAAAAAGAACAAAATCCAGCAAAATAACAAAGGAGCAAAAATAACGAAACTCAGACGAAATATCAAAGGAACAAGAAGACAAAAAACAGCAAAAAGAAGTCATTCAAACAAGGCCACCAACGACCCTAAGTCAAGACAACAAATTAAAAAGAGCACCAACGCCCCAGAACTAAACAAAGTCTAAAAGACTCCCAAAGGTAGCCTCAAACAACATTATCATTTTTAATACTAAGTCTTAAAGAAGAAGAAAGAAGGGGAGAAACCACGAGATCGTCATCCTCCAAAGCCGCGACCTCGGTGTTGTCCAGAAGGTCAGTGTATTCCCTCAAAGCCACCCGGTGACGCCTCAACTTCTCCGAAGGAATCGGAATGCCTTCCTCAATACAAACCTCAAGACAAGACACGATCCCGGTCATCTGGTTCTCCTTGAAGACAAGCTCCTTCACATGCTCTTGATCATCCAAGTACGCCCTTACCCGCCCCGATACTTCGCAACGGCCTCACGAACAGCCCGAGCCACCTCCTTCGCAGCACAATCTTTGCGACTTTGCTCGAGATAACTGATCCTCGCCCAAGAGCATTTTGCTGATCCCCAATCTGAGATCGAAGAATGGCCTCACGACTCGACGACGCCGCAAGCTCCGCCCGAAGAACCTCAGCGGAGGAACTTAAGCCGCCGACGGCAACCTCCAGCTCTTTGATACGAGTATCGCACGACTCCTTCTCCGCGAACATGTCCTCCAGCTTGGCCCGCACCCTCCGAAGATCCCTCTCGTAAAGATACACAAGCCGCACCGCATGGGCATTCGACTGCACCCAAGAAAGAAAAAACTTAAGCCAAGAAGAACAAAAGACCACCATGTTAAAGGAAAGAGAAGAACCTGAGCAGTAGAGCGAGACATATCCTTGAACTCCTGAGAATGCACTAGATTATCAACATCAGGAATGTCCGTGAACGCATTCCTCGGAAGACAGAAGTACTCGGCGCAAGCGCGCTCATCGTTCACAAAAGGAGTGTCGTTGTTATAACGGAACACCCGGGCATGGGGATCCCGCTGAGATCTCTTCTCTTCAGGGGCACCCTCCGTCGGAACATCTTCGGACAGACGCTTGAGAGACCTAGACTCTCGACCTTCCCGGACATCAGAACGGATGGCATCAGCCATAAAACCACCTGTCGGGGCTGTATCAGAAGCCCCCCTTTCAACACTAACCGGCTCCCCACCTTCAGGAGCAGCCGGATTCATTCCACCAGATTCACCAAACGCCCTTTCGGGCTCAACATCACGATTCAAGGGGCTGAACTGGGCCATTCCCATGTTTTCTTCCCGCAAGGAAGAACTCGTCACCTCATCATTCATAACACTCGAATACGGAGGGATGTCATGACGGGCGCCCCCGGTCCGCACCGAAGGAGAGCGAGCGGCTCGACAAGGCATCACGAGTGAAGGGGGACGCGACGAAGACCGACCACGAAGACCCGATCGACCGCCGGAGGGAGCACCTTAAACGGCTAAAAACAAGAAAATCGAGTAAGAGACGAGATACTAAAAGGAAGCCGTTCGCATAGAAGACAGAACATACCGGCCGAGATACGTGGAACGCTACAAAAGAT
This sequence is a window from Brassica oleracea var. oleracea cultivar TO1000 chromosome C1, BOL, whole genome shotgun sequence. Protein-coding genes within it:
- the LOC106332172 gene encoding uncharacterized protein At3g60930, chloroplastic-like, which translates into the protein MCLYEAFFTHLRLWFPLPRLLTSYAAARDIVLTQFTLAAMQNVVAALVLGAEVGIDVDLRFFEELANISRNLGTPNTFYINIKSRHDILRGRVNKAHEWFQRYFFVWIDSASVADLNAVLRGTWNSSPKRHPIPLPPPAVFSRGVEKIRELGVQQWSDFDRDRIFCSVPRISAGAPSGGRSGLRGRSSSRPPSLVMPCRAARSPSVRTGGARHDIPPYSSVMNDEVTSSSLREENMGMAQFSPLNRDVEPERAFGESGGMNPAAPEGGEPVSVERGASDTAPTGGFMADAIRSDVREGRESRSLKRLSEDVPTEGAPEEKRSQRDPHARVFRYNNDTPFVNDERACAEYFCLPRNAFTDIPDVDNLVHSQEFKDMSRSTAQSNAHAVRLVYLYERDLRRVRAKLEDMFAEKESCDTRIKELEVAVGGLSSSAEVLRAELAASSSREAILRSQIGDQQNALGRGSVISSKVAKIVLRRRAYLDDQEHVKELVFKENQMTGIVSCLEVCIEEGIPIPSEKLRRHRVALREYTDLLDNTEVAALEDDDLVVSPLLSSSLRLSIKNDNVV